From Scomber scombrus chromosome 21, fScoSco1.1, whole genome shotgun sequence, one genomic window encodes:
- the daglb gene encoding diacylglycerol lipase-beta — protein sequence MPGVVVFGRRWGIASDDLVFPGSFELFVRVLWWIGTMILYTYHKGNFDCNGRGVLQSYLVGLLVVLALIILSLCAIVYVSAQGTITNPGPRRSIPALVYLRALLYIPEVVWACLGAVWVSDDSKGCDPATVGAVIAAVIASWIILLFTALGVVFVFDPLGNPRPQHAAMEPLGVRDMESSEGTQFFSTARSLAVKVWESRLRLLCCCLPQDESHRAAFSGIAKLVSGFFSDTDLVPSDIAAGLALLHQEQDKMEQSRDPDTIITHSPSSPIEEDLEVELEKAAHCMQFAAAAYGWPLYIYSNPLTGPCKLSGDCCRSHAAEYEIVGGDHLGCHFSSILHSTGLQYRDFLYVSFHNQIYEIPFFVALDHKREAVLVAVRGTLSLKDVLTDLSAECENLPIEGVTGACYAHKGMSQAAGYIYKKLVNDGILNQAFSIAPEYKLVITGHSLGAGTASLLAILLRNSFPTLQCYSFSPPGGLLSKALADYSKNFVVSVVLGKDLVPRLSIPNMEDLKRKILKIVSNCNKPKYRILLQGCWYELFGGEPDDFPTEMDNRREEELSQPLLGEESLMIRNSSSYQSLASDDSPAHTVAHLPLFMPGRVLHITEDGPSRRSCFSQVRYRAEWSNEMAFRSVLISPRMLADHMPDAVLWALNSLTSDKPFSLCPSSLNNSQHHTI from the exons ATGCCCGGAGTGGTGGTGTTTGGCCGGAGGTGGGGGATCGCCAGCGACGACCTTGTTTTCCCCGGCTCCTTCGAACTGTTCGTCCGTGTGCTTTG gtGGATCGGCACCATGATCCTGTACACTTATCATAAGGGTAACTTTGATTGTAACGGGAGAGGTGTTCTTCAAAGCTACCTGGTTGGACTGTTGGTTGTGCTGGCGCTCATCATCCTGTCACTATGTGCTATAGTTTATGTCAGTGCTCAAG GTACCATCACAAACCCCGGCCCCAGGCGCTCCATCCCCGCCCTGGTGTACCTGCGCGCTCTCCTCTACATCCCCGAGGTGGTGTGGGCCTGTCTGGGAGCTGTGTGGGTGTCTGATGACAGCAAAGGCTGCGACCCCGCCACAGTGGGTGCTGTCATCGCAGCAGTGATCGCTAG CTGGATCATCCTTCTCTTCACCGCTCTGGGCGTGGTGTTCGTCTTCGACCCTCTGGGCAACCCCCGCCCTCAGCACGCTGCCATGGAGCCTCTGGGGGTGCGAGACATGGAGAGCAGCGAGGGCACCCAGTTCTTCTCCACGGCTCGCTCCCTGGCCGTCAAGGTGTGGGAGAGCAGGCTGcggctgctgtgctgctgcctgCCGCAGGACGAGAGCCACAGAGCGGCGTTCTCCGGCATCGCCAAGCTGGTCAGCGGATTCTTCTCG gacACAGACCTGGTTCCCAGTGACATAGCAGCTGGTTTGGCTCTGCTGCACCAGGAGCAGGATAAGATGGAGCAAAGCAGAGACCCAGACACCATCATCACCCATAGCCCGTCCTCTCCTATT GAAGAAGATTTGGAGGTAGAGTTAGAGAAGGCGGCTCACTGTATGCAGTTTGCAGCTGCAGCTTACGGCTGGCCACTGTACATCTACTCCAACCCTCTGACTGGGCCCTGCAAACTCAGCGGAGACTG CTGTAGGAGTCACGCAGCCGAGTACGAGATAGTCGGAGGAGACCACCTGGGCTGCCACTTCTCATCCATCCTTCACAGCACCGGTCTGCAGTACAGAGACTTCCTCTACGTCAGCTTCCACAACCAG ATCTATGAGATCCCGTTCTTCGTGGCTCTGGATCATAAGAGGGAAGCAGTGCTGGTGGCTGTCAGAGGAACACTGTCACTGAAG GATGTCCTAACAGACCTGTCTGCTGAATGTGAGAACCTGCCCATAGAGGGAGTGACTGGAGCCTGCTACGCTCACAAG GGTATGTCCCAGGCGGCCGGTTACATCTACAAGAAGCTGGTCAACGACGGCATCCTGAACCAGGCTTTCTCCATCGCACCG gagtacAAGCTGGTCATCACTGGTCACAGTCTGGGTGCAGGCACAGCTTCACTGCTCGCCATCCTCTTGCGCAACTCCTTCCCCACCCTGCAGTGCTACTCATTCTCTCCACCAGGGGGACTCCTGAG CAAAGCCCTGGCTGATTACTCAAAGAACTTTGTGGTCTCTGTGGTGCTGGGAAAGGATCTGGTCCCCag ACTGAGCATTCCCAACATGGAGGATCTGAAGAGAAAGATTCTCAAGATAGTTTCAAACTGCAATAAACCGAAG taCCGCATCCTGCTGCAGGGATGCTGGTACGAGCTGTTCGGAGGAGAACCGGACGACTTCCCCACCGAGATGGACaacaggagagaggaggagctgagCCAGCCGCTGCTCGGGGAGGAGTCGCTGATGATCCGTAACTCCTCGTCCTATCAGAGCCTGGCGTCAGACGACTCTCCCGCCCACACAGTGGCGCACTTGCCTCTCTTCATGCCCGGACGCGTCCTGCACATAACAGAAGACGGGCCGTCACGCAG aTCCTGTTTTTCGCAGGTCAGATACCGAGCAGAGTGGTCTAACGAAATGGCGTTCAGGAGCGTTTTAATCAGCCCCAGGATGTTAGCGGATCACATGCCCGACGCTGTGCTGTGGGCGCTCAACAGCCTGACCAGCGACAAGCCCTTCTCCCTCTGCCCGTCGTCTTTAAACAACAGCCAACACCACACTATCTGA
- the mrpl58 gene encoding peptidyl-tRNA hydrolase ICT1, mitochondrial, translated as MAAHIARRCYLLICNVNAGLSVIPQHVKLRDVVTRDINNTLQPSAGYGTRWTDTTQDSEMHIPVERLRVSYSRSSGPGGQNVNKVSTKAEVRFHVQTADWIPEDVKQKILEKNKNRITKAGELLVTSELSRSQHRNLSDCIQKISAIIAEASEKPYEPTEEDIALREARLKKRNKERLKQKKINSVTKQSRRVDFD; from the exons ATGGCGGCACACATAGCACGACGTTGTTATTTACTTATTTGTAACGTTAATGCAGGATTAAGCGTGATTCCTCAGCATGTAAAACTACGGGATGTTGTAACGAGAGACATAAACAACACTTTACAGCCGAGTGCTGGTTACGGGACCCGATGGACAGACACCACACAG gACTCTGAAATGCACATTCCAGTGG AGCGTCTGAGAGTATCTTACAGCAGAAGCAGTGGTCCTGGTGGTCAGAACGTCAATAAAG TCAGCACAAAAGCAGAGGTCCGATTCCACGTGCAAACAGCTGACTGGATCCCAGAAGATGTTAAACAGAAAATCCTCGAAAAG AACAAAAACCGCATTACGAAGGCCGGGGAGTTGCTGGTGACCTCAGAGCTGAGCAGGAGCCAGCACAGAAACTTAAGTGACTGTATACAGAAGATCTCCGCCATTATCGCTGAGGCCAGTGAGAAGCCATATGAGCCTACAGAAGAAGATATAGCCCTTAGGGAAGCCAG GTTAAAGAAGAGGAACAAGGAGCGACTCAAACAGAAGAAGATTAATTCAGTGACCAAGCAGAGCAGACGAGTGGATTTTGATTAA